From the genome of Anabrus simplex isolate iqAnaSimp1 chromosome X, ASM4041472v1, whole genome shotgun sequence, one region includes:
- the LOC137503387 gene encoding uncharacterized protein isoform X4, whose amino-acid sequence MIDSEQIPLAPDIKQDIPWLFNEEPFTEEIFIKGDPDDMETVKTEQDSTAMIAPKAERKISVSELYEGFGRDVSLEAEDELNEITGSFKNELSWLNNT is encoded by the exons ATGATAGATTCTGAACAGATACCTCTTGCGCCTGATATCAAACAGGATATTCCATGGCTGTTCAATGAAGAACCATTTACTGAG GAAATTTTTATAAAGGGTGATCCCGATGATATGGAGACTGTTAAAACAGAACAAGACTCTACAGCCATGATTGCACCAAAAGCTGAAAGAAAAATTTCAGTCTCTGAATTATATGAAGGATTTGGTAGG GATGTCAGTCTAGAAGCTGAAGACGAGTTAAATGAAATCACTGGATCTTTTAAGAATGA
- the LOC137503387 gene encoding uncharacterized protein isoform X6 codes for MIDSEQIPLAPDIKQDIPWLFNEEPFTEEIFIKGDPDDMETVKTEQDSTAMIAPKAERKISVSELYEGFGRDVSLEAEDELNEITGSFKNEI; via the exons ATGATAGATTCTGAACAGATACCTCTTGCGCCTGATATCAAACAGGATATTCCATGGCTGTTCAATGAAGAACCATTTACTGAG GAAATTTTTATAAAGGGTGATCCCGATGATATGGAGACTGTTAAAACAGAACAAGACTCTACAGCCATGATTGCACCAAAAGCTGAAAGAAAAATTTCAGTCTCTGAATTATATGAAGGATTTGGTAGG GATGTCAGTCTAGAAGCTGAAGACGAGTTAAATGAAATCACTGGATCTTTTAAGAATGA
- the LOC137503387 gene encoding uncharacterized protein isoform X5, whose product MIDSEQIPLAPDIKQDIPWLFNEEPFTEEIFIKGDPDDMETVKTEQDSTAMIAPKAERKISVSELYEGFGRDVSLEAEDELNEITGSFKNEYCQKA is encoded by the exons ATGATAGATTCTGAACAGATACCTCTTGCGCCTGATATCAAACAGGATATTCCATGGCTGTTCAATGAAGAACCATTTACTGAG GAAATTTTTATAAAGGGTGATCCCGATGATATGGAGACTGTTAAAACAGAACAAGACTCTACAGCCATGATTGCACCAAAAGCTGAAAGAAAAATTTCAGTCTCTGAATTATATGAAGGATTTGGTAGG GATGTCAGTCTAGAAGCTGAAGACGAGTTAAATGAAATCACTGGATCTTTTAAGAATGA